A genomic window from Streptomyces mirabilis includes:
- a CDS encoding ADP-ribosylglycohydrolase family protein, translating into MPAEFPFLDPSARASFDHRSVARDALRGLAVGDAFGAQFFVPDNLPGLRERRLPAAEWPWTDDTEMACSVFDVLRRRGSVDQHELAHGFAHRHDFDRGYGPAMNRLLRLVREGGRWQELAAELFDGQGSWGNGAAMRVAPLGAWFAVDLAEAAAQAGRSARVTHTHPEAVAGAVAVAVGAAYAARGRVRPVTGAQLLAAVEELTPEGRVRSGVAEARELLGQPHAEYAAHRLGNGRRVSAADTVPFALWCAARHLEDYAEALWTCASVGGDVDTTCAIVGGIVAARVGMAGIPAAWRAASEALPEWVREGEPGEDLSRAGLGRDVTPLRRPEPVPVPELVWTPGQWQRVRHGVRALSMDEKWDAYLEGDQLTLHRSWTGRAIFQVTVAENPAGRRPVAALVESDPELYRRGGDETESAFLELFLRAWYMDDSRPELWIRYQELRRAEEAAAEAERTT; encoded by the coding sequence ATGCCCGCTGAGTTCCCCTTCCTCGATCCTTCCGCCCGCGCTTCCTTCGATCACCGCTCCGTCGCACGCGACGCCCTGCGCGGTCTGGCGGTGGGTGACGCCTTCGGCGCCCAGTTCTTCGTACCGGACAATCTCCCCGGCCTGCGGGAGCGGCGATTGCCCGCCGCGGAATGGCCATGGACGGACGACACGGAGATGGCCTGCTCGGTCTTCGACGTGCTGCGCCGACGCGGCAGCGTGGACCAGCACGAACTGGCGCACGGCTTCGCCCACAGGCACGACTTCGACCGAGGCTACGGTCCGGCGATGAACCGGCTGCTACGCCTGGTACGCGAGGGCGGCAGATGGCAGGAGCTGGCCGCGGAACTGTTCGACGGCCAGGGGTCGTGGGGCAATGGGGCCGCGATGCGGGTGGCGCCTTTGGGCGCTTGGTTCGCCGTGGATCTGGCCGAGGCAGCCGCGCAGGCCGGGCGGTCGGCGCGGGTGACGCACACCCATCCGGAGGCGGTGGCCGGGGCGGTCGCCGTGGCGGTGGGAGCCGCGTACGCCGCACGCGGGCGCGTTCGGCCGGTGACCGGAGCCCAGTTGCTGGCGGCGGTGGAGGAGCTGACACCGGAGGGACGGGTCCGTTCGGGGGTGGCCGAGGCGCGGGAGTTGCTGGGCCAGCCGCACGCAGAGTACGCGGCGCACCGGTTGGGCAACGGCCGGCGGGTCAGCGCGGCGGACACGGTTCCCTTCGCCCTGTGGTGCGCGGCCCGGCACCTGGAGGACTACGCGGAGGCGTTGTGGACGTGCGCGTCGGTGGGCGGGGACGTCGACACCACCTGCGCGATCGTCGGCGGAATTGTCGCCGCTCGGGTGGGCATGGCGGGGATACCTGCCGCGTGGCGGGCTGCGTCGGAGGCGCTGCCGGAGTGGGTGCGCGAGGGCGAACCGGGCGAGGACCTCAGCCGCGCCGGGCTGGGCCGCGACGTGACGCCGCTGCGCCGCCCCGAGCCGGTTCCGGTGCCTGAGCTGGTGTGGACTCCGGGACAGTGGCAGCGTGTCCGGCACGGTGTGCGGGCGCTGAGTATGGACGAGAAGTGGGACGCGTACCTGGAGGGCGACCAGCTGACGCTGCATCGCAGTTGGACCGGTCGTGCCATCTTCCAGGTGACCGTGGCCGAGAACCCGGCCGGCCGGCGACCGGTGGCCGCGCTGGTCGAGTCGGACCCGGAGCTGTACCGCCGCGGCGGCGACGAGACGGAGAGCGCCTTCCTCGAACTCTTCCTGCGCGCCTGGTACATGGACGACTCCCGGCCCGAGCTGTGGATTCGCTACCAGGAGCTGCGCCGCGCCGAGGAGGCGGCGGCCGAGGCCGAGAGGACCACCTGA
- a CDS encoding LysE family translocator encodes MDTTTVAAFLAVDLLLVFTPGADWAYAITAGLRDRSVVPAVAGLIAGYAGYTALAVAGLVVIVAKAATVLTALTVAGATYLMWLGWGVLSRPSVPGASPKAMPSSRRQIMLKGAGISGLNPKALLLYFSLFPQFIHPGAGWPVAAQTGLLGALHMTACVVVYLAVGVLARTVLKTRPSAARAVTRASGAMMLVIGGFLLVERLAG; translated from the coding sequence ATGGACACGACGACGGTGGCGGCTTTCCTGGCGGTGGATCTGCTGCTGGTGTTCACCCCGGGCGCGGACTGGGCCTACGCGATCACGGCGGGGCTGCGCGATCGCTCCGTCGTCCCGGCGGTCGCCGGGCTGATAGCCGGATACGCGGGATACACGGCCCTCGCCGTGGCCGGCCTGGTGGTGATCGTGGCGAAGGCGGCCACCGTTCTCACCGCACTGACCGTCGCGGGGGCCACCTACCTGATGTGGCTGGGCTGGGGTGTCCTGTCGCGCCCGTCGGTGCCGGGCGCGTCCCCGAAGGCCATGCCCTCCTCGCGTCGGCAGATCATGCTCAAGGGAGCCGGGATCAGCGGCCTGAACCCGAAGGCGCTGCTTCTGTACTTCTCGCTGTTCCCACAGTTCATCCACCCCGGGGCGGGCTGGCCGGTCGCCGCGCAGACCGGGCTGCTCGGCGCGCTCCACATGACCGCCTGCGTCGTGGTCTACCTCGCCGTCGGCGTGCTGGCCCGCACCGTGCTGAAGACCCGGCCTTCGGCGGCCCGGGCAGTCACCCGCGCCTCCGGTGCCATGATGCTCGTCATCGGAGGGTTCCTGCTGGTGGAACGCCTGGCCGGCTGA
- a CDS encoding DUF5709 domain-containing protein: MAYEAMGDDVYQPDGSEVQDDAGLLDVSDTLDDRGVDEALDEGYSPPEKPWGVEHTGVTAAERQRGESLDERLAEEVPDVADQDGDGIGDLWEGDGEPIDDEVGDLRAGRLIAPDEGAHEDTEKDLIAYDVGVDGAGASAEEAAMHVIPDSESF, translated from the coding sequence ATGGCCTACGAGGCGATGGGTGATGACGTCTACCAGCCGGACGGGTCGGAGGTGCAGGACGACGCGGGACTGCTGGACGTCTCGGACACCCTCGACGACCGCGGTGTCGACGAGGCTCTCGACGAGGGCTACTCGCCCCCGGAGAAGCCTTGGGGCGTGGAGCACACCGGTGTCACGGCGGCGGAGCGGCAACGAGGGGAGAGCCTGGACGAGCGGCTTGCCGAGGAGGTCCCCGATGTCGCCGACCAGGATGGCGACGGTATCGGGGACCTTTGGGAAGGCGACGGGGAACCCATCGACGACGAGGTAGGGGACCTGCGGGCGGGCCGCCTCATCGCGCCGGACGAGGGCGCTCACGAGGACACCGAAAAGGACCTGATTGCCTACGACGTCGGCGTCGACGGGGCGGGCGCGTCGGCCGAGGAGGCCGCGATGCACGTGATCCCCGACTCCGAGTCCTTCTAG
- a CDS encoding VCBS repeat-containing protein, whose translation MYNRWRPDFGGPITAADLDGDGITDLVVGNGPWDSHDGGTIPPPRLRLLKGTENGLVAGPFTFIAYPDTVSADGIALGDVDADGRSDVVFGRRTAAGGGVVGVVRGTANGFAARATPIGQNTAGVPGTAENGDRFGSRTAVVDGHVAVSAPGESSGTGAVWVFPGTASGVTATGSVSSGPRTLAALVSGAHCGAAFHR comes from the coding sequence GTGTACAACCGTTGGCGCCCCGACTTCGGCGGCCCGATCACGGCCGCCGACCTGGACGGTGACGGCATCACCGACCTGGTGGTCGGCAATGGTCCGTGGGACTCGCACGACGGAGGGACGATCCCGCCGCCCCGTCTGCGACTGCTGAAGGGGACTGAGAACGGTCTCGTGGCAGGGCCGTTCACGTTCATCGCCTACCCCGACACCGTGTCCGCGGACGGCATCGCCCTCGGTGACGTCGACGCCGACGGCCGGTCGGACGTCGTCTTCGGTCGCAGAACGGCGGCAGGAGGCGGTGTCGTGGGCGTGGTGCGCGGCACGGCGAACGGGTTCGCGGCGCGAGCCACGCCGATCGGCCAGAACACGGCCGGGGTCCCCGGTACGGCCGAGAACGGTGACCGGTTCGGCAGCCGTACCGCCGTCGTCGACGGCCACGTCGCCGTCTCGGCACCGGGGGAGAGCAGCGGCACGGGAGCCGTGTGGGTCTTCCCCGGCACCGCCTCCGGTGTCACCGCGACCGGGTCGGTGAGCTCCGGACCGCGCACCCTGGCCGCGCTCGTGTCCGGCGCACACTGCGGTGCCGCCTTCCACCGCTGA
- a CDS encoding IS701 family transposase, translated as MGGDLAGARQWAGELDRLHERFEHRFARSEPRESALAYMQGLIAPLERKNGWTLAEQAGHAAPDRIHRLLNRTDWDADEVLGDVRDYVVEHLGDREAVLIVDDTGFLKKGIRSAGVQRQYSGTAGRTENSQIGVFLAYATGRGRALIDRRLYLPTSWTDDRERCRRAGIDDSVTFETKVAMAKAMVRKAIADRIPFRWVTADAAYGFSKGWRFELEQADVFHVMATTRHDTVVTRWSIDHPVHDLFPGLPRQKWKRRSCGAGAHGPRVFDWARVEVRPWHREDRRHWVIARRSVRRPEEISYYIAYCPTDTTLDELIQIAGSRWAVEECFQTAKQECGLDDYQVRRYPGWHRHMTLAMAAHACLTVLRARELDADKAETDPPTSSTTASLRSDA; from the coding sequence ATGGGTGGGGACCTTGCTGGTGCCAGGCAGTGGGCGGGCGAACTGGATCGGTTGCACGAACGGTTTGAGCACCGGTTCGCCCGCAGTGAGCCGAGGGAGTCGGCTCTGGCGTATATGCAGGGACTGATCGCTCCGCTCGAGCGGAAGAACGGCTGGACACTGGCTGAACAGGCAGGTCACGCTGCCCCGGACCGCATCCACCGGCTGCTGAACCGGACCGACTGGGACGCAGACGAAGTCCTCGGCGACGTGCGCGACTACGTTGTCGAACACCTCGGAGACCGCGAGGCCGTCCTGATCGTCGATGACACCGGTTTCCTCAAGAAGGGCATCCGCTCGGCCGGCGTGCAACGGCAGTACTCCGGCACCGCCGGACGCACCGAGAACAGCCAGATCGGTGTGTTCCTCGCCTACGCCACCGGCCGCGGACGCGCCCTGATCGACCGCCGCCTGTATCTGCCCACCTCGTGGACGGACGACCGGGAACGCTGCCGGCGGGCCGGTATCGACGACAGCGTCACCTTCGAGACAAAGGTGGCCATGGCCAAGGCGATGGTCCGCAAAGCCATCGCCGACCGCATCCCGTTTCGGTGGGTGACCGCGGATGCCGCCTACGGCTTCAGCAAGGGCTGGCGCTTCGAGCTGGAACAAGCCGATGTCTTCCACGTCATGGCCACCACCCGGCACGACACCGTCGTCACCCGCTGGTCCATCGATCATCCTGTCCACGACCTGTTCCCCGGCCTGCCACGGCAGAAGTGGAAACGCCGCTCCTGCGGCGCCGGGGCCCACGGCCCGCGCGTGTTCGACTGGGCCCGCGTCGAGGTGCGGCCCTGGCACCGGGAAGACCGCCGGCACTGGGTCATCGCCCGCCGCAGCGTCCGCCGTCCCGAGGAGATCTCCTACTACATCGCCTACTGCCCCACCGACACCACCCTGGACGAACTGATCCAGATCGCGGGCAGCCGGTGGGCCGTGGAGGAATGCTTCCAGACCGCGAAGCAGGAGTGCGGCCTGGACGACTACCAGGTCCGCCGCTACCCCGGCTGGCACCGCCACATGACCCTCGCCATGGCCGCCCACGCCTGCCTTACCGTCCTGCGCGCCCGCGAACTCGACGCCGACAAAGCAGAAACGGATCCTCCCACCTCATCCACTACAGCGTCGCTGAGATCAGACGCCTGA
- a CDS encoding PaaI family thioesterase, translating to MEEQAQREQASPEVQARIRTSFDRQGLMGLLGARITRIAPGRVHIVLPSRPEVTRQHGYFHAGATSAIADTSGGYAAFTLFPENTDVLTVEYKINLLAPAVGDHIEAVGTVLKSGRTLTVCQLEVFGVQDGRRSLVANGQQTLIRVNRPEQ from the coding sequence ATGGAAGAGCAGGCGCAGCGCGAACAGGCGAGCCCCGAGGTGCAGGCCCGCATCCGGACGAGTTTCGACCGGCAGGGGCTGATGGGCCTCCTCGGGGCACGGATCACACGGATCGCGCCGGGCCGTGTGCACATCGTCCTCCCGAGCCGGCCCGAAGTGACGCGGCAGCACGGCTACTTCCACGCCGGCGCCACCAGCGCGATCGCGGACACCTCGGGCGGCTACGCGGCGTTCACGCTCTTCCCGGAGAACACCGACGTACTCACGGTCGAGTACAAGATCAATCTCCTGGCACCTGCCGTCGGCGACCACATCGAGGCGGTCGGAACGGTCCTGAAGTCCGGACGCACTCTGACCGTGTGCCAGTTGGAGGTGTTCGGGGTCCAGGACGGCCGGCGGTCGCTCGTCGCCAACGGCCAGCAGACGCTGATCCGCGTGAACAGGCCCGAGCAGTGA
- a CDS encoding SpoIIE family protein phosphatase: protein MPTGHATGGTGPARSRERFLQGEPVEAGVRTSILSSWQRSRSLGLSPDQADLPFRDDFDRDARIVRAAVPVLDRLQARFAGSKMNISVADASGTVLLRRFGEASLARSLPAFQRVPGFVFAERVAGTNGIGLALAERQLIRVHGAEHFAERSQRSACRALPVRDPLSGRIEGVLCFGYPSSTEEPELAITIRKAAQAIERRLLRQSSARERALLRAYLDTGAATSAGLHHTVGVDELALELHPRDRAVLTEKAAELISRGQRAAAVVSLFDGRHVTLVSRPMRSDSGVEGVAIEAVLPGPAPREPLAVPTHVDVPPGCSGRLAVVTAVPPSRFVPAAAAVPGRSPVATLSRHLPDIAYGPFGTVGRGGVADDRLDAPPRTRRLVMVGEPRVGTYALAARRRLELLSEASARIGTTLDVRRTAQELAETAVPRLADFVTIDLPEAVLRGEESADPRTDLHRTVVHGIRDDLPFSPVGKQVDFGPTTPQMRCLTSGQAVLEPDLKAAAGWLAQDPEHTERLLTQVHSLIAVPLVARGVILGIASFYRAQDPAPFGDDDRSLGLELASRAALSIDNARRYTRERTMVLTLQRSLLPHDLPDQDAVEIAHRYLPAESDVGGDWYDVIPLSGTRIGLFVGDVVGHGMLSAATMGQLRTAARSFAELDFPPDEVLTHLDNLVGRLDREEPAAGAGAIGATCLYAIYDPTSQQCTMARAGHPPPALVRPDGTVSFPDLPAGPPLGLGGLPFESAEIPLPEGSRLLLYTDGLIEDRHRDVDVVLDQLRGALAHPEQTPEQTCQTVLETVAPVHPCDDIALLVARTHALDPRRIAAWDLPADPARVSEVRAAALRQLADWGLDEAAFAAELTLSELVTNAIRHGAGPIRVRLLHGRTLICEVSDASNTAPHLRRAASTDEGGRGLFLVAQLAQSWGTRYLPEGKVIWAGMRSRRRLKDHGRGPADATVGQGRSERGTRGSPVRATDPLESQQRAGCLKYSDSPH from the coding sequence ATGCCGACGGGGCACGCGACAGGTGGCACAGGGCCTGCCCGTTCCCGTGAGCGGTTTCTTCAGGGTGAGCCCGTCGAGGCGGGCGTGCGCACATCGATCCTGAGTTCGTGGCAGCGCAGCCGCTCCCTCGGCCTCTCGCCGGACCAGGCCGACCTGCCCTTCCGGGATGATTTCGACCGCGACGCCCGGATCGTCCGCGCGGCCGTCCCCGTGCTCGACCGGCTGCAGGCCAGGTTCGCCGGCAGCAAGATGAACATCTCCGTAGCCGATGCGAGCGGCACGGTCCTCCTGCGCCGTTTCGGAGAGGCGTCGCTGGCCAGGAGTCTTCCGGCGTTTCAGCGCGTTCCGGGATTCGTGTTCGCCGAACGGGTCGCGGGTACCAACGGCATCGGTCTCGCACTGGCGGAGCGGCAACTCATCCGGGTTCACGGTGCCGAGCACTTCGCCGAGCGTTCCCAGCGAAGCGCCTGCCGCGCGCTTCCCGTCCGCGATCCGCTCAGCGGTCGTATCGAGGGCGTGCTGTGCTTCGGCTATCCGAGCAGCACGGAAGAGCCGGAGTTGGCGATCACGATACGCAAGGCGGCCCAGGCCATCGAGCGGCGGCTGCTGAGGCAGAGTTCCGCGCGTGAGCGCGCTCTGTTGCGGGCGTACCTGGACACCGGAGCCGCGACCTCCGCCGGCCTTCACCACACCGTCGGCGTGGACGAACTGGCCCTCGAACTGCATCCCCGCGACCGGGCGGTCCTCACGGAGAAGGCCGCCGAGCTGATCTCGCGCGGGCAGCGGGCCGCCGCCGTCGTGTCCCTGTTCGACGGTCGGCACGTCACTCTCGTGAGCCGTCCGATGAGAAGTGACTCAGGGGTGGAAGGCGTTGCCATCGAGGCCGTCCTGCCCGGCCCCGCACCGCGAGAGCCCCTCGCCGTCCCGACCCACGTCGACGTACCGCCGGGCTGTTCCGGTCGGCTCGCCGTGGTCACCGCCGTCCCGCCGTCCCGGTTCGTTCCAGCCGCCGCGGCGGTCCCCGGGCGTTCGCCCGTCGCCACGCTGTCCAGGCACCTTCCCGACATCGCCTACGGCCCGTTCGGCACCGTCGGCAGGGGTGGCGTGGCGGACGATCGCCTCGATGCCCCGCCCCGGACCAGAAGGCTCGTGATGGTGGGGGAACCGCGCGTGGGGACGTACGCCCTGGCCGCGCGCCGCCGCCTGGAGCTGCTGTCCGAGGCCAGCGCCCGCATAGGTACCACCCTGGACGTGCGCCGTACCGCCCAGGAACTCGCCGAGACGGCGGTCCCACGACTGGCCGACTTCGTCACCATCGACCTGCCCGAGGCCGTACTGCGTGGCGAGGAGTCCGCCGACCCCCGCACCGACCTGCACCGCACGGTGGTGCACGGGATCCGCGACGACCTTCCCTTCAGCCCGGTCGGCAAGCAGGTCGACTTCGGCCCGACCACGCCGCAGATGCGCTGTCTGACCAGCGGGCAGGCAGTGCTGGAACCGGATCTGAAGGCCGCTGCGGGCTGGCTCGCCCAGGACCCCGAGCACACCGAACGGCTGCTCACCCAGGTCCACTCCCTCATCGCGGTCCCCCTGGTGGCCCGCGGCGTGATCCTGGGCATCGCCAGCTTCTACCGTGCGCAGGACCCCGCCCCCTTCGGTGACGACGACCGCTCGCTGGGCCTGGAACTCGCCAGCCGCGCCGCCCTGTCCATCGACAACGCCCGGCGCTACACGCGCGAACGCACCATGGTCCTGACCCTCCAGCGCAGCCTGCTGCCGCACGATCTGCCCGACCAGGACGCCGTGGAGATCGCTCACCGCTATCTGCCCGCCGAATCCGACGTCGGCGGAGACTGGTACGACGTCATCCCGCTCTCCGGCACCCGTATCGGCCTCTTCGTCGGGGATGTCGTCGGCCACGGCATGCTGTCCGCCGCCACCATGGGCCAGCTGCGCACCGCCGCGCGCAGCTTCGCCGAACTCGACTTCCCCCCGGACGAAGTCCTCACCCACCTCGACAACCTCGTGGGACGCCTGGACCGGGAGGAACCCGCCGCCGGTGCCGGTGCCATCGGTGCGACCTGCCTGTACGCCATCTACGATCCGACCTCGCAGCAGTGCACCATGGCCCGGGCGGGCCACCCTCCGCCCGCGCTGGTGCGGCCCGACGGCACGGTGTCGTTCCCCGACCTGCCCGCCGGGCCCCCTCTCGGCCTGGGCGGCCTGCCCTTCGAATCCGCCGAGATCCCCCTCCCCGAGGGCAGCCGGCTGCTCCTCTACACGGACGGACTCATCGAGGACCGGCACCGCGACGTCGACGTGGTGCTCGATCAGCTGCGCGGCGCCCTGGCCCACCCCGAACAGACACCGGAGCAGACCTGTCAGACGGTCCTGGAAACCGTCGCGCCCGTCCACCCCTGCGACGACATCGCCCTGCTCGTCGCCCGCACCCACGCGCTGGACCCTCGCCGGATCGCCGCCTGGGACCTGCCCGCCGATCCGGCCCGGGTCAGTGAAGTCCGTGCCGCCGCCCTGCGGCAACTGGCCGACTGGGGACTCGACGAGGCCGCGTTCGCCGCCGAGCTGACGCTCAGCGAGCTGGTGACCAACGCGATCCGCCACGGTGCCGGGCCCATCCGGGTACGGCTGCTGCACGGTCGCACCCTGATCTGCGAGGTTTCCGACGCCAGCAACACCGCCCCGCACCTGCGCCGGGCGGCCAGCACCGACGAGGGCGGCCGTGGCCTGTTCCTCGTGGCGCAGCTGGCACAGAGCTGGGGTACGCGCTATCTGCCCGAGGGCAAGGTCATCTGGGCGGGAATGCGGTCTCGACGCCGCCTGAAGGACCACGGCCGCGGTCCAGCGGACGCGACCGTCGGACAAGGGAGAAGCGAGCGCGGGACACGCGGATCGCCCGTGCGGGCCACTGACCCGCTGGAGTCACAGCAGCGGGCAGGATGTCTGAAATACTCAGATTCGCCCCACTGA
- a CDS encoding SDR family NAD(P)-dependent oxidoreductase, whose translation MHSVQKVVLITGASQGIGAALVTAYRELGYGVVAISRSIGDFSDPETLAVRADVTERGVGARVVDAALGRFGRIDTLINNAGIFIAKPFTEYTDEDYDAVAEVNLRGFFEVSRSAVAAMLSGAGGGHLVNVSTTLVDHADSRVPAALASLTKGGLNAVTKALAIEYASRGIRVNTVALGTVRTPMHPTGRGSGPSCTAWCWTNSAPAGTWTGRGARSTR comes from the coding sequence GTGCACTCCGTGCAGAAGGTCGTCCTCATCACCGGCGCTTCGCAGGGCATCGGCGCCGCCCTTGTCACCGCCTACCGCGAGCTCGGCTACGGGGTCGTGGCGATCTCCCGCTCCATCGGTGACTTCAGCGACCCCGAGACACTGGCCGTGCGGGCCGATGTGACCGAGCGGGGCGTCGGCGCTCGCGTCGTCGACGCGGCTCTCGGGCGGTTCGGCCGGATCGACACGCTGATCAACAACGCCGGAATCTTCATCGCCAAGCCCTTCACCGAATACACCGACGAGGACTACGACGCCGTGGCCGAGGTGAACTTGCGCGGCTTCTTCGAGGTCTCCCGCAGCGCCGTCGCCGCCATGCTCTCCGGGGCCGGTGGGGGCCACCTGGTGAACGTCTCGACCACCCTGGTCGACCACGCCGACTCGAGGGTGCCCGCTGCGCTCGCGTCGCTGACCAAAGGTGGGCTGAACGCGGTCACCAAGGCGCTGGCGATCGAGTACGCGTCCCGCGGCATCCGGGTCAACACCGTCGCGCTCGGCACCGTCCGTACCCCGATGCACCCGACCGGGCGCGGGTCTGGGCCAAGCTGCACCGCCTGGTGCTGGACGAACTCGGCGCCCGCGGGAACCTGGACTGGTCGAGGTGCGCGATCGACTCGGTGA
- a CDS encoding polysaccharide deacetylase family protein: MTPSRRAVLAAMAGGALAGCAGPQSTVNRSASVIGSPSISAAIATGRGTPGSSPSATAPSASRAVTRADIVARYGHAVPHTWGFDAPAVVHALPTTRRVIALTFDACGGPGGSGYDRALIDFLRRRDIPATLFINSRWIDANPAIFRRLAAEPLFEIANHGTRHRPLSVTGRSAYGIPGTRSAAEVYDEISGNQTKLTRLLGTPPRFFRSGTAYCDDVAARIVTALGERFVSFSVNGDGGATFTPEQVRTTVTAAPGGSIVICHMNHPRGGTARGITAAVPQLLATGHSFTRLSDAAH, encoded by the coding sequence ATGACACCCAGTCGCCGGGCAGTGCTGGCGGCCATGGCGGGAGGCGCGCTCGCCGGCTGTGCGGGCCCCCAGAGCACGGTCAACCGCAGCGCTTCCGTCATCGGTTCCCCCTCCATATCCGCGGCGATCGCAACCGGCAGAGGCACCCCGGGTTCCAGCCCGTCGGCCACCGCGCCCAGCGCGTCCCGCGCCGTCACCCGCGCGGACATCGTGGCCCGCTACGGGCACGCGGTGCCGCATACCTGGGGCTTCGACGCGCCCGCCGTGGTCCACGCGCTGCCGACCACCAGACGCGTGATCGCGCTGACCTTCGACGCCTGCGGCGGCCCGGGCGGCAGCGGCTACGACCGTGCGTTGATCGACTTCCTGCGTCGACGGGACATACCGGCGACGTTGTTCATCAACTCCCGCTGGATCGACGCCAACCCCGCCATCTTCCGTCGGCTGGCCGCCGAGCCGCTGTTCGAGATCGCCAACCACGGCACCCGTCACCGCCCGCTCTCGGTCACCGGCCGCTCCGCCTACGGCATCCCCGGCACCCGCAGCGCCGCCGAGGTGTACGACGAGATCTCCGGCAACCAAACCAAGCTCACCCGGCTGCTGGGCACGCCGCCACGCTTCTTCCGCTCCGGCACCGCCTACTGCGACGACGTCGCGGCACGGATCGTCACCGCCCTGGGAGAACGCTTCGTCAGCTTCTCGGTCAACGGCGACGGCGGCGCCACCTTCACCCCCGAACAGGTCCGTACGACGGTCACCGCCGCCCCCGGCGGATCCATCGTCATCTGCCACATGAACCACCCGCGGGGCGGCACTGCCCGAGGCATCACCGCCGCCGTCCCCCAACTACTGGCCACCGGCCACAGCTTCACCCGTCTCTCGGACGCGGCCCACTGA